A window of the Bombus huntii isolate Logan2020A chromosome 8, iyBomHunt1.1, whole genome shotgun sequence genome harbors these coding sequences:
- the LOC126868267 gene encoding uncharacterized protein LOC126868267 encodes MKTIFTIILAIALVSEAKVAPSSTTNSQGSPEVQLTELINQAQTNINNLAKQIQEQWNIPDQETMVKTVKEQSTNFITNIQNYMKNITEEVKTKTPELERLWDGVKVKLNKVVEDINSGIPNAQQQVNELQTKFQEGVQTVLKESDKAAKSLSQHSGKIQEDLAKFTKQAVDIAVEATQNLNNQLQAAAAQKS; translated from the exons ATGAAAACCATTTTCACGATCATCTTAGCTATTGCACTGGTCTCGGAAGCTAAAGTTGCTCCGTCCAGTACTACCAATTCTCAGGGATCTCCTGAAGTTCAATTGaccgaactcatcaaccaggCTCAAACGAACATCAACAATTTAGCCAAACAAATTCAGGAACAATGGAATATCCCCGATCAAGAGACTATGGTAAAAACTGTCAAGGAACAGAGCACCAACTTCATTACCAATATCCaaaattacatgaaaaacATTACTGAAGAG GTCAAGACTAAGACCCCTGAATTGGAAAGACTATGGGACGGCGTTAAGGTCAAGCTTAACAAGGTCGTCGAAGATATTAACAGTGGAATTCCGAACGCTCAGCAACAAGTCAATGAATTGCAAACTAAATTCCAAGAAGGAGTTCAAACCGTACTCAAGGAATCCGACAAAGCCGCTAAATCTCTGAGCCAACATTCTGGAAAAATCCAGGAAGATCTTGCGAAATTCACGAAACAGGCCGTTGATATTGCCGTAGAAGCAACGCAAAATCTAAACAATCAACTTCAGGCCGCCGCAGCTCAGAAAAGCTGA